From the Papaver somniferum cultivar HN1 chromosome 2, ASM357369v1, whole genome shotgun sequence genome, the window TTTTCCTTATCGAGGTAATTAACGAGGAAATATTTGCATGTCCAACACTATTATAAGTTTTTACAtgcttatatatatatgtagattTTTTACTTTTGAGTTTTCCTGGTATATCGTAATTACTTAGACACAACAGTCAGCGACTCAGCAGGGAAAGTTATAAACCTAATTTTAATGACTAAGATGTCCTTGTGTCTAAAATTAAGGTTCCCATGTATTTAGGTACCAAGTCTCTATCTTTATACATATAGGCTTAAAATTATGTAATTACGTACATGAATAGAGttctcctcttctttttttttttttttttttttttttgtgttcttgtaTGTACCCACATAAACACTAATGTTGTTCCTTTATCTTTATATCTTTGTGCTAATCTTCCGACCTCATCAAAGATTTCTAATCGTAATATCCaccgtattttttttttgtttaaaacaGATAGTTGGATACGTTAGATATCTCTATTCTCCAACGCCACGAGTCTTGGAATCTTAAAAATCAGATCCAGCAATTTATCCCCACCAAATCAATCTTCACTAATaccccatcaaaataaaaaaatactcaTACTTTAAGACCCCCCAAGATCCATCTAGGTTTAAATTTTTGATAGCTTAAGTCGCATTATAAATTAAAACTCAGACAATATAAATCTATTTTAATTCTTTTTCTGTTTCGAAATGGTGGATACTGGTGAGAACCCAGTTTCTGCCCGGTTCTGAAGGGATAAATTAGCTCAAAAATAAAGACTTACAAGTTTGAATCTTTATTGAGCTTTCACTTAAAGAAACCCACAGTTAAAAACTTTTACCAAACAAATCCCAATCATCATAAAAAATTctaaatgaagaagaaataagaagacAAAAATAGTGATTGCATCTAGATTAATATCTACCAATGGTCCAATGTTATAGTATTTCAACTGTGCCATTTTACATAAATAAGGTCAGGCATGATTTGTGCCATTTTCTTTGTAAAACCCAActaacaatgaatttaagtgtaatattttgataatatgttcctcttataagactctaagTTCCTACAAAAAACGAACGCAATTCGAGATAGCAAACTTCaccatctaccgatcttaatttcaactgTTAATTTTGAACGACTGATATTCAAAGAGGTAGACGGtcgttttatacatctcgaattgtgttcattttttgtaggaatgtagagtcttataaaaggaaagtatcatcaaaatattacacttaaattcattgtcattTGGATTTTGATGTGAAAATGGCGCAAATCTTGTCTAACCTTGTCCATTTAAGAGTGTTCACGGATCCTACCTCTTAATTATGTAGTTGTATAATCTTTCTAATGAAATTGTAATGGTTAAATGCGCTGAAAATGTCActgtttttccttgaatatgaaTTTTTATGTCACTAGAACTTAATACCATAAGACGGACATTAACATGGACTTTAATGATGCGAAAGCGAAATGATTAACCTGGCTTGATtgaggtatacccagattaattggggtatacctaatgagaaaaaggttaggtcattttgaagtaaaagaagccaccccttaaccttgtattttcaaaatggctaatatacccttgtttaattaacactaaatcaatctgattaggttaattaattgtgtttagattaaaattttgaaattatgagAGATTAAACCTTTTGTCTGTCTTATCAGTTCGATTTTGATCAAAAAATTTAGTCTTGAAAATGTGAAAGGTCGGCAAGGTCTACGTTTGAATAAGGTGCCGACTAAGTTTCGTCGGCATCGTCGATGTTTGAATAACTTGTCGACTAACTATAGACGGCAAAGTCCTCGGATGAAGAAGACGCCGACCATATTTAGGCCGGAAGGGTATTTGAATGAAGAATATGCCGACTATATTGGGCCAGCATTCTTATGGTCagcatgtaaatatttcctacAATGTCGGTTGTATTGTAGTCGGTATGCAAATAATTTTTAACATTTCCGGCTAACTTATTGTCGGCATGCTAATGATTTCTAACATTGTCGGCTGTTGTAAAGTCGCAATGTAACCTTGCCGACCTGTACTTATACCAAACAGAAAACAGAATATGGAAAGATGTAATTCACTTtgttcatgcaattttggttactacattgattgaaacataaaatctaactcCTTTTCAACGGagaaacgaatgcacttagcatgtgcatcaagcctttgaactcctaggcgaccctagtggacgagttatagtctcgtgagggtttacatagagatctacccacaaaacctacactaaaaccatcaatcttcgttggaggaatccCAGTCATCTCCGGCCTGCATGAAGTCCGGGGCATACTCCGGAATTTTGGAGACCATGAAttcatagcttgcatcgaatgcgaatgctatAATACTACTACATTCACCATCACGGGACCGAcccctctttttgtcagcattaatcttggcttgtgcttccctcctggctttttcttctctctttactTCAGCATCAACTTTCTTGAAAAATTCAtaggcatcctcattgtcaacatttCTAGCAAAGTCAATGTGCTTACTTTGCTCTTCAATCGATAAAGGATCTTCTCTTTATCTCGCGCAACACACATCACCCTCACAAGGCTCTTCAAATGcttcttctattttcaattaaataacaaacaattaatagaatgattccaTAATTATAATCTTAAAACAGTAAGagtaactctaaaatacttacaaagaacttaagacttgttgctgggtctttcgatgccatcttcctcttacgagccaattcttcagtagtcatttccctaatcacagtagaACGATCCCAACCAAAGTACCATGTCATGTATCTCTCATGAGCTTCATGACCTTCGATCACCTCGTCCAAATGACTCGTATCGACTTTACGGCCACGTCTTCCGTTACAATGATCGTTAACTGGCGCTGGAGCGTAAGCAACGATAGTACTTTTTTGGCACGTGTTGCAATCCTCCCTTACCACTTTAAAGTCTGGCTCAGCATCGAAATGGGGTTCTTCTTGGATGTAACCCAATTGTCggattacccgatgtggatcgtacattgaatatccatGGGTTAAAAACAAGGGATCGTAGTATAATGCAACATCGTCTCTCCTTTGTATTAAACCTTGATTTAGAGCATCTCGATAAGGATCAAATGTTACCTCATCCACAGTCAATTTGTCAATGGCGATTTGGATTTTGATAATTTGTTGCGTCGTTTCCTTATCCTGACCATCCTTAAAACTGTATCTTTGTCCTCTTGGCTTATCAATCGCTACATTCTCATCCACTTTGACGTGGGAGTTGGCATTCACTAAAgtagggaagtgctcatatatccaatcttatgcaaacacaaagtttagtaagaatcttatcttgctagaattttgcaaatataaatgatttagacaataaaattacctggaagagacatatatTTCCGTTAACTTGCAGTGAGTTCCCTTGAAGCCTTTGTCAACTCATTTTTCAAGAAGGagaccaccgcagtaccccaagaatactcatcAATCTTATCTAAGGGATCAAGTAGTTGCATATACCTGacgtcgaccaagcttccggaatTGTCGGGGAAGATATATTTGCCCAGGATGTGTAGCAAATAAGCTGACGCGGTAGTATTGATTCGCACCAATTCCACCCTTCCTTCCTCATTATAGATTTTCTTGGTCTCAGATAATGTGTCCTTCAACTTactcagattaaacttcttgcttagatGACCATCCATCACGACAAGCATAGACTACGTCTTAATCTGATCCCAACCGAACAAAGTTTTGGTCAATTTGAAGATACCCTCCCAAGAAATTTTATTATCGAAGCCCTCACTTATTGCTTTTCCCTCAATCTCGAGGattagaatttgatgagcatcatcgggagttatcaccatctcaccgaatgggaataacattgtatcagtttCTCCGTAGAACGTCTCACAGAACGCAGATACGGTAActctatcatgctcaatatttgaactctccaccgcaggccacaacccggagttcttgacaatcgctTGCACCTCGTCTGATTCATCGTCAAGATCCCAGTTCTTagtcactgaacatgaagcttggcgcctcatgagacggatagcatgcttgtgatcctaaataccaaaaaaaaaacaagtgaaaagaaatacaaacacttgacgcaaatttaagataaatacacttaaataaaaaacaaatacggattgagattacttacgatagtattatggatttgacatgcccatgagtctttgaaTACAAAAATAACATGTCCACCATCTTCTGGGGTtccctttgaaaaagcgggggtctaacaacaccaccaaatatttcgcttagcaatatgtatggactaactccgaaatactttctagagaatcaactagacagtcagactcgatctaggtaaaagtatctcaaggagttgatatctctctcttttttttgatttactcaagctaatagaaatcagcgagtctttaatcaaacacaaggaataacgtggatggtaccaaagaccaatttctaaggatcaatcaatgacaatcaacaaccaaaggttggattattctaattggtgatctaaacgcacaacctgtattatttcaattataaagataaaacaatataatgcggaaatagaaataacacagacaccagaaattttgttaacgaggaaaccgcaaatgtagaaaaaccccgggacctagtccagattgaacacacactgcattaagccgctacagacactagcctactccaacctaacttcagactggactgtagttgaaccccaatcagtctcccactgatccaaggtacagttgtactccctacgcctctgatcccagcaggatactgtgcacttgattcccttagctgatctcacccacaactaagagtttctacgacccgaagtcgaaaacttgacaataaacaaatctttctcacacagacaagtctatcatagaatcaatctgtctcccacagataaaccctaaaaggttttgttccgtcttttgataataatcaaggtgaacaggaacaatttgataatccggtcttatgttcccaaagaatagcctagagttatcaatcacctcacccaactacgataaaagtagtatcggtctggcttcacaatcccaatgaagtatttaagtcgttaacctggttttagaagaagaaaaccaaaggttaaaggagaaccgactctagcacgcaaactagtatcacacgtaaggcgtagggattagttttgcacagatactagagtttcctttatatagtctttcaaatcagggtttgcaattaagttaccttggtaacaaagaaatcaatatccatcgttagatggaaacctgatttagattcaagctaatatttctcaaccgttagatcgaaaacttagcttgttacaatacttgacaatgcacgcttctaggtttgttaacagtacccaaacgtatgcacttgttggttcaacaatagttgaccaaatggttagccgtatgagcattccatatcaaccatgttattcttcaccataactagttagagagttgtttaattgcaaggaaatcttatgtactacacaagacacaattgaagcaaagatgatttgattcacttgaatcggttcatgaacttttatagccacggtttgcaaactgcattccttaatctttttaagtttaagttcagaaatcatcttcagatatataaccttctcaagttcacagactaggttcgcggacttaagttaccaggcagagtttacaaactccagcagaaattctcgggtatgaggaATTCTCCGGTTCGcatactgagttcgcggacttagtttcacgcaagtattttttcaactccagcagaaattctcgggtttgagaacttcggcagttcgcggacttggctcacgccattcttccgattctcttgatcaacaaagttcgcaaactttggttcaaggaataggacttatacataaatgtgtttccataaaaatgcttatgtccaccattggttatgtaatctaaactctcatttcaatcattgaaacattcttagagaacgttatatagttgttacaccatttctcgtcaaagaaattttcaagatgattgaaacatatcatgactttcatcacatggtaaagataaacttggttaaagctaaaagcttaccaactcatatttcgagatatagataagcaaggtatactcggttcgaaataccaaatgtgtaaaatcaaagtctatatatacagCATACGACttgttgtctcaaagagtaggagatagtgtagatagacttttgagtgatagataagttcaagtcttcacataccttttcgtcgagaagttccaccagttccttgagtagttcttctacttgtatgatgaatcgccatgaagtctttgagctctactaaactttctatcccaatccgagacttagacagactagaaatcaagacttatagttttgatcactaacattgacaaacatgcttgagataacaactatgtgagttgatagacacatttttttgtccgatttgtctcgattctttatattgttagggctcatttttgtacttattatggtgttttatttatttgtaggtatttttggctaataaacatttttggaaaaaattggcttgaaaagttgtcggaaagcacccggaggacatttgttattcggactctcactttggataaggggtaacctaattactaagtggcatcccatttccaggcatctgctaatcgcacccctactctggataaggcgcaaccatcttcaacatccaaaaatcagaaaattggcgggaaaatagtgcagttaaagaacagttttggtgagcgtgatttggaggagtttgaggtcgattaaacctatgattttcataggatagactccttatgggtccaggaatctgatatgggtgttaaatcgattagaatgggctcaaacgatggatttttctcacaacaagaaaatatggaaagtcacgtgtgtgacctgttttagggaattttagagtgattaaaccgctgtaaaccttcccaaagatttgtatctatataaggaagagtttagaataaaaaggaaagctcagaaacgcgtagaaatcctaaaacaagaaattatcgCAACTTGGCCGCgaaaagaaggaaagagattttggaagatttgggagagatttaatcggtatttttgatataaatagatgtcttgggtcatatagaaggggtgtcgagagtttgggaacctaaggagagccagagaagaagaaatcagagttttaccaaactctgtttctgctgctgctgctggtaaagaagaagaacagctgaagaacattgaccctcggtagacagtcgcataAAAGTGTcgatgtttaacagctgaagacattagttgttcagggcagtcttaaatcagcgacaaagcaacagtttttctgtaacagttccattgtaacagttgttttgcaacaccaatacaatgTTGCAAACAgtttgtgttattacttttcactcttttaatcatcttttgagcaccaaacacatattttgagatcatgattaatatgaggagctaaaccccattgctgaggcgatataggaagctatttttccaacaaaaagtggtgtattctattttatctttttatttgcaataattatatgattatttgccttgaaatattattgaatatgatttttatttgagtgattgtgatctattttgatggagtatgctcaggtttaagacttttgatgcttcatacttggtatttacaattattacttttgaaaatctacttgttgcaatattttagaatcaaattaaacaagaaaattgcataaatataagt encodes:
- the LOC113351634 gene encoding protein MAINTENANCE OF MERISTEMS-like, whose product is MDGHLSKKFNLSKLKDTLSETKKIYNEEGRVELVRINTTASAYLLHILGKYIFPDNSGSLVDVRYMQLLDPLDKIDEYSWGTAVVSFLKNELTKASRELTANWIYEHFPTLVNANSHVKVDENVAIDKPRGQRYSFKDGQDKETTQQIIKIQIAIDKLTVDEVTFDPYRDALNQGLIQRRDDVALYYDPLFLTHGYSMYDPHRVIRQLGYIQEEPHFDAEPDFKVKKHLKSLVRVMCVARDKEKILYRLKSKVSTLTLLEMLTMRMPMNFSRKLMLK